The Vicia villosa cultivar HV-30 ecotype Madison, WI unplaced genomic scaffold, Vvil1.0 ctg.000538F_1_1, whole genome shotgun sequence genome window below encodes:
- the LOC131629223 gene encoding uncharacterized protein LOC131629223 translates to MGCLVSTPKDTGGNRRRPGSIGEVSVYVPGLRIPKPVDFAQSLGDYLSKNIIERLSALRTRIVVMASQEGPTITRTKRKSVTQHGGSTLADLLQALEDYLPVLLGLVKDGSHLQYKVQFVWMNQEDEKEETCMSNAWYEVLSVLHLMAMLLLSKANLLLLPRSSSDGHQQKVSDENRRTSIDIFLKASGYLDCAVKHVLPQLPAELRRNLPVDLAEGVLRALSLQALGQGVDIQLGMAIDSAKATLAVKRRLACEMLKCWQQAQDNIMNLPLANGWGEKHHLLVKWKYVEAKAAAYYYHGLILDEGNTEKSHGMAVAALQAADEYFKESKKLCEAFNAAPPLSRNPPLWGTMKYLSEKIPKDTSSKVRINRDLYTHERIMETAPTLPEFSLALKPDEYQPPPVDSSWRTENIKVTQTHSNHVNGDK, encoded by the exons ATGGGATGCCTAGTGTCGACTCCGAAGGATACGGGAGGAAATAGAAGGAGACCGGGGAGTATTGGAGAAGTTTCGGTTTATGTTCCTGGTTTAAGGATTCCGAAACCTGTTGATTTTGCTCAGTCGCTCGGTGATTATTTGTCGAAGAATATAATCGAGCGATTGTCTGCTCTTAGAACGCGGATAGTTGTAATGGCTAGCCAGGAAGGTCCTACGATTACAAGAACGAAAAGAAAAAGTGTTACTCAACATG GTGGTTCGACGCTGGCTGatcttcttcaggctcttgaaGATTACTTGCCAGTTCTCTTAGGATTAGTTAAAGACG GAAGCCATTTACAATACAAAGTACAATTTGTTTGGATGAATCAAGAGGACGAAAAAGAG GAAACATGCATGTCGAATGCTTGGTACGAGGTGTTGTCGGTTTTGCATTTGATGGCAATGCTATTGCTCTCAAAGGCTAATTTGTTGCTGCTTCCAAGATCATCTAGTGATGGTCATCAGCAAAAAGTATCAGATG AAAACCGACGAACTTCTATTGATATCTTCTTGAAGGCTTCTGGATATCTGGATTGTGCGGTCAAACACGTTCTTCCACAGCTACCTGCAGAACTCAG GAGAAACTTACCGGTTGACTTAGCAGAAGGAGTTCTTCGAGCACTGTCTTTACAGGCATTAGGACAG GGTGTAGATATACAACTTGGAATGGCAATTGATAGTGCTAAAGCAACTCTTGCAGTGAAGCGTAGACTTGCGTGCGAGATGCTGAAATGTTGGCAACAG GCACAGGATAACATTATGAACCTTCCGCTGGCAAATGGTTGGGGCGAAAAACATCACCTTCTTGTGAAATGGAAATATGTTGAAGCTAAG GCTGCAGCATATTATTACCACGGTTTGATTCTTGATGAGGGGAATACGGAGAAATCTCACGGGATGGCTGTAGCCGCTTTGCAAGCCGCGGATGAATActtcaaagaaagcaagaagttaTGCGAAGCATTCAATGCGGCTCCTCCATTGTCAAG AAATCCACCACTTTGGGGGACCATGAAATATCTCTCTGAAAAAATTCCTAAGGATACTTCAAGCAAGGTGCGAATAAACCGCGATCTATACACTCACGAAAG gATTATGGAAACAGCTCCAACATTGCCTGAATTTTCATTGGCATTGAAACCAGATGAATATCAACCTCCACCAGTGGACTCTTCTTGGAGAACAGAGAACATAAAAGTGACTCAAACTCATTCTAATCATGTCAATGGTGACAAATGA